The genome window GGATGGATTTCTTTTCTACATGTATTTTAGGGTTTGAAGAGTGCTCAGATGAAAATCCATGCACTGTACATAATTTGTGGGCTGCAAAACGACAAGAAATATATGAGCTTTTTAAAAATACAACTCTAAAAGATGCAGCAGAGAATATAGAAAAATTTGAAAATATTAAGATTTAAGGAGGAAAAAATGGCATTAAAAATCTATCCTGTATCGGAGAATTTTAATCCGGACAAACCTTTATCTGAAAAAATTGTTTCTACAGAAAATATGGTAATTGTTCATTTTTATCTCAAAGCTGGTCAGAAAATACCTCTTCATGTGTCCACTTCGGAGGTTTTTGTAACTGTTCTGAGAGGTAAAGGTAAGTTTTACTACAAAGACGAAAATACTTACGAAATCTTAGAAGAGGAAGAAAGCCTTTTTTATCCTGCTGAAGAACCACATGGGTTTGAAGCTGAAGAAGATATGATTGTTCAGGCTGTTATTTCTCCAAATCCTCAAAAATAAATCTAAATACCTGCACACCAAAGTGCAGGTATTCTTTATTGATTTAGTTTTTTCTCATATATCTTCATCTCTTTTGTGCTGATATAATCTGCAAGAAAATCATAAACTTCTTTCCATGCCTCTTTTTCTATATAAGAAACCGGACATATTTCTCGTAGAGCTCTAACAAAGGCTTCTCCAAAGTACTTATAATGCTTAGGCTGAACTTTCTTTTCAATATGTTTTTCTACTACTTTGTTAATTTCATCCTGTATAACATCAATATTTTCTATATTTTCAATATATAAACTGAATAGTCTTGCTTGCTGTTTTGCAAGTTCTTTCATATTTTTGTCAAAAAGTTCCTTAAACTCAGGATGTTTTTTGAATAGATATTCATAAAGTCTAAAAAATACGTCATCTAATCTGTACCTTATTTTAGGATAGGACTGCTGAACAATATGAATACTTTCTTCTGAAAGTTTTGTGATTTTACGACTTTTTGCTTTTACATATATAGCTGAAAATTTAAGGTCAGGTTCTTTAGAGATAGGGTCTATGGCATCGGAAACTACAATGTTTACAGGAAAATGATAAACACTACCATAGCCGAAAGGAGCAAATATTACTCCCGGTTTTATATCCCCAATTTTTACCTTTAGATAGGCTTTTCCTCTTTTTGATTGTATATGTATGTAATCTCCATCTATTACTCCTAATTCATAAGCATCATTTTCATTTAGTAAAAGGAAAGGTTCTT of Persephonella sp. IF05-L8 contains these proteins:
- a CDS encoding cupin domain-containing protein yields the protein MALKIYPVSENFNPDKPLSEKIVSTENMVIVHFYLKAGQKIPLHVSTSEVFVTVLRGKGKFYYKDENTYEILEEEESLFYPAEEPHGFEAEEDMIVQAVISPNPQK